A genomic window from Luteolibacter sp. LG18 includes:
- a CDS encoding class I SAM-dependent RNA methyltransferase — protein sequence MPRPPKKFVPTPFEYHQEIELKIDALSNLGQGLGRIDGWVVFVPFCLPGETVKARVYRNDKNCSHADLVEVIEKAPERAEPACPLFGDCGGCQYQHLTYDAQLAWKTRQVGELMKHMASVTFPVNPCHGSPKLWNYRSKITPHFAPPREGTIGEIGFLAVGRRSQLVDVPQCPIAMDTINEALPELRADIRAQAKSFKRGATLLIRATEGHIETNPKAVVTEKVGDVSFDFLAGDFFQNNPYILPEFTGHVAEKAKAGGTKYLVDAYCGSGLFALTLAKHFDKVAGVEVSETAAEWAQRNATKNGITNATFLAASAEAIFAQIDFPANETAVVIDPPRKGCTREFLDQLAAFAPARVVYVSCDPATQVRDLAIMQEQGFKLEDVQPFDLFPHTRHLECVMTFVR from the coding sequence ATGCCCCGCCCGCCGAAAAAATTCGTCCCTACCCCCTTCGAGTATCATCAGGAGATCGAGCTGAAAATCGATGCACTGAGTAACCTCGGCCAAGGACTCGGACGGATCGATGGCTGGGTGGTGTTCGTCCCCTTCTGCTTGCCGGGCGAAACGGTGAAGGCCCGCGTTTACCGCAATGACAAGAACTGCTCCCACGCGGATCTCGTCGAGGTGATCGAAAAGGCTCCGGAACGCGCCGAACCCGCCTGCCCGCTCTTCGGAGACTGTGGCGGCTGCCAGTACCAGCACCTCACCTACGACGCCCAGCTCGCATGGAAAACCCGCCAGGTGGGCGAGCTGATGAAACACATGGCCAGCGTCACCTTCCCGGTGAATCCCTGCCACGGCTCGCCAAAGCTCTGGAACTACCGCTCGAAGATCACCCCGCACTTCGCCCCGCCCCGCGAGGGCACGATCGGCGAGATCGGTTTCCTCGCGGTGGGCCGCCGGTCCCAACTCGTGGATGTGCCGCAGTGCCCGATCGCGATGGACACCATCAACGAGGCCCTACCGGAACTCCGTGCCGACATCCGCGCCCAGGCGAAGTCCTTCAAACGCGGTGCCACCCTCCTGATCCGCGCCACCGAGGGCCACATCGAGACCAACCCGAAAGCAGTGGTCACCGAGAAAGTCGGCGACGTGTCCTTCGATTTCCTCGCCGGGGACTTCTTCCAGAACAATCCCTACATCCTGCCCGAGTTCACCGGCCACGTGGCGGAGAAAGCCAAGGCGGGCGGCACGAAATACCTCGTCGACGCCTACTGCGGCTCCGGCCTGTTCGCCCTCACCTTGGCGAAGCATTTCGACAAGGTCGCGGGCGTGGAGGTCTCCGAGACCGCCGCCGAGTGGGCCCAGCGGAATGCCACCAAGAACGGCATCACCAACGCCACTTTCCTCGCCGCCAGCGCCGAGGCCATCTTCGCGCAGATCGACTTCCCCGCGAATGAGACGGCGGTGGTGATCGACCCGCCGCGCAAGGGCTGCACCCGCGAGTTCCTCGACCAGCTCGCCGCCTTCGCTCCGGCCCGCGTCGTCTACGTCTCCTGCGACCCCGCCACCCAGGTGCGCGACCTCGCCATCATGCAGGAGCAGGGCTTCAAGCTGGAAGACGTCCAGCCCTTCGACCTCTTCCCGCACACCCGCCACCTGGAGTGCGTGATGACGTTCGTGCGGTGA